A stretch of Labrus bergylta chromosome 19, fLabBer1.1, whole genome shotgun sequence DNA encodes these proteins:
- the stx12 gene encoding syntaxin-12 isoform X1 has protein sequence MDSNMWPNKAKVRPPTHTPADMSYGKAETYHPVPRDFNSLIQTCSTNIQKITQNTAQIKSMVSQLGTRQDNSELQDRLQQIQHYTNQLAKETNKHLKELGSIPLPTSPSEQRQQKIQRDRLMNDFSAALNNFQAIQRRAADKEKESVARARAGSRLSAEDTSRDEKLVSFDNQDDWGQMTAQTEEAAITEEDLELIKERETNIRQLESDILDVNQIFKDLAVMIHDQGEMIDSIEANVENAEVHVERGTEQLQRAAHYQQKSRKKMCILAMVCSIVLVILGIIIWQATVN, from the exons ATGGACTCAAACATGTGGCCAAACAAAG ccAAAGTCCGACCCCCAACGCACACTCCAGCAGACATGTCGTACGGCAAAGCAGAGACGTACCACCCCGTCCCTCGGGACTTCAACAGCCTCATACAGACCTGCAGCACCAACATCCAGAAGATCACACAGAACA CTGCTCAGATAAAGAGCATGGTGAGCCAGCTGGGAACCAGACAGGACAACAGTGAACTCCAGGACCGTCT gcagCAGATTCAGCACTACACCAACCAACTGGCTAAAGAGACcaacaaacacctgaaggaGCTCGGCTCCATCCCGCTGCCCACATCGCCCTCAGAGCAG AGGCAGCAGAAGATCCAGAGAGATCGACTGATGAACgatttctctgcagctctgaacaACTTCCAGGCCATCCAGCGCCGTGCAGCAGATAAGGAGAAAGAGTCTGTGGCCAGAGCGAGAGCTGGATCCCGTCTGTCG gCTGAAGACACTTCTCGAGATGAGAAACTCGTTTCCTTTGATAA CCAAGACGACTGGGGTCAGATGACGGCTCAGACGGAGGAGGCGGCCATCACAGAGGAGGACCTGGAGCtcatcaaggagagagagaccaACATCAGGCAGCTGGAG tctgacatCCTGGATGTGAATCAGATCTTCAAGGACCTGGCTGTGATGATCCACGATCAGGGAGAGATGATCG ACAGCATCGAGGCAAACGTAGAGAACGCTGAGGTGCACGTAGAGCGAGGaacagagcagctgcagagagcCGCCCACTACCAG CAAAAGTCCAGGAAGAAGATGTGCATCCTCGCCATGGTGTGCTCCATCGTGCTCGTCATACTCGGCATCATCATCTGGCAGGCTACAGTGAACTGA
- the stx12 gene encoding syntaxin-12 isoform X2, whose translation MSYGKAETYHPVPRDFNSLIQTCSTNIQKITQNTAQIKSMVSQLGTRQDNSELQDRLQQIQHYTNQLAKETNKHLKELGSIPLPTSPSEQRQQKIQRDRLMNDFSAALNNFQAIQRRAADKEKESVARARAGSRLSAEDTSRDEKLVSFDNQDDWGQMTAQTEEAAITEEDLELIKERETNIRQLESDILDVNQIFKDLAVMIHDQGEMIDSIEANVENAEVHVERGTEQLQRAAHYQQKSRKKMCILAMVCSIVLVILGIIIWQATVN comes from the exons ATGTCGTACGGCAAAGCAGAGACGTACCACCCCGTCCCTCGGGACTTCAACAGCCTCATACAGACCTGCAGCACCAACATCCAGAAGATCACACAGAACA CTGCTCAGATAAAGAGCATGGTGAGCCAGCTGGGAACCAGACAGGACAACAGTGAACTCCAGGACCGTCT gcagCAGATTCAGCACTACACCAACCAACTGGCTAAAGAGACcaacaaacacctgaaggaGCTCGGCTCCATCCCGCTGCCCACATCGCCCTCAGAGCAG AGGCAGCAGAAGATCCAGAGAGATCGACTGATGAACgatttctctgcagctctgaacaACTTCCAGGCCATCCAGCGCCGTGCAGCAGATAAGGAGAAAGAGTCTGTGGCCAGAGCGAGAGCTGGATCCCGTCTGTCG gCTGAAGACACTTCTCGAGATGAGAAACTCGTTTCCTTTGATAA CCAAGACGACTGGGGTCAGATGACGGCTCAGACGGAGGAGGCGGCCATCACAGAGGAGGACCTGGAGCtcatcaaggagagagagaccaACATCAGGCAGCTGGAG tctgacatCCTGGATGTGAATCAGATCTTCAAGGACCTGGCTGTGATGATCCACGATCAGGGAGAGATGATCG ACAGCATCGAGGCAAACGTAGAGAACGCTGAGGTGCACGTAGAGCGAGGaacagagcagctgcagagagcCGCCCACTACCAG CAAAAGTCCAGGAAGAAGATGTGCATCCTCGCCATGGTGTGCTCCATCGTGCTCGTCATACTCGGCATCATCATCTGGCAGGCTACAGTGAACTGA